The sequence GCTGTCAGGCATCGCCAGTCGAATGGGTTTTTCCTATGATAGTATAGAAGATTTAAAGATTGCGACTAGCGAAGCCTGTACAAATGCTGTCCAACACGCTTATAAAGGCAAGAATGAAGGGGAGGTTGTCATTGGCTTCGGTCTTTATGATGATCGCTTAGAAGTTATGGTGGTAGATAATGGACAGAGCTGCAATTTTGACGAAGTAAGACAAGGGTTGGGACCATATGAGAGAGACCAGTCCGTGGAATTTTTGAGAGAAGGAGGCTTGGGTCTATATCTGATTGAGACGCTCATGGATGAGGTCAAAATACACCAGAACGAGGGTGTGACAGTTTTCATGACGAAGTTTCTTGAGGGAGAGCAGGTGGAAAGT comes from Pradoshia eiseniae and encodes:
- the rsbW gene encoding anti-sigma B factor RsbW, with the translated sequence MNETYEYIEMKLPAKPEFIGIMRLTLSGIASRMGFSYDSIEDLKIATSEACTNAVQHAYKGKNEGEVVIGFGLYDDRLEVMVVDNGQSCNFDEVRQGLGPYERDQSVEFLREGGLGLYLIETLMDEVKIHQNEGVTVFMTKFLEGEQVESDAETISN